In Streptomyces sp. HUAS ZL42, the DNA window GGTCCTCGCCGCGCTTGAGCTTGCCCTTCGGGTGGGACCAGTCGTCGTATTTCGGTCGGTGGACGAGACAGACCTCCAACTCGCCGTCGACCGGGGAGCGCCGCCACAGAACGCAGCCGGACGCGAGGACGGTGGTGTCGTTCGCATGAGTCACCGGTGGTCACCCTTTCTGGATGCGGGGTCCTTGTGGGTGGTGGTGCGCGGTGAGGTCGGTCAGGAGGTGCTCACCGCCTGCTTCTGCCAGCACTGCTGGAACGCGAACCGTGCCGCCTCCACCTCGTGGCGCTGGTCCGCGTGGAGCACGCCGAGCGCGTAGGCCGTCGCCGGGGCGATGCGGGGCGTACGGGCCGCCTGGGCCGCGGCGCCCGCAGCCTCCGAGGCGTCGCGATGGCGGTTCAGGGCCTGGCCGGCCGTGAGCAGACGTATGTCGGCGGGCGTGTTGCCGCCGTACAGGACCTCACGGGTGTACCGGTGCAGGCGCAGCAGGAGGCGGACCTGGTGCCAGGGCGCGTCCTGCGGGTGCGGGGACGGGTCCGGGGAGAGGCCGTGGATCAGCGCCTCCGCGTTGTAGGGGTGGCCGGCGGTGACGAGGGGGAGCGCGGTGACGGCGTCGGTGAGGCGGTCCTCGGCCGCGGCGGCCAGGGGGTTGAGGTCGGTGGTGAGGGCCGTGGGGGTGAGAGGGACTTCGCTGGCCAGTACGGCGACCTTGTCCGCGACGGCGTGGAAGCGGGAGGAGCCGAGAGCCGTGAGGGCGGTGGAGTGGGCTCGGGTCCGGGCCAGCGTCAGCTGGCGTTCGAGCAGGGCGCCGGCTTTTGCCGCGCCGACCGTCAGGTTGCCCCGTTCCGTCGTGGGCGGGTGGGTCGGGGGGCCGGCGGTGCCGGGAGCCGCCGGCGGTGGGACGGGCGCCGCCCCGGCGGCACGACTGCCCACGGCTACGTCCGCCACGTCCCCTTGTGCGGGCAGTACCACCGAGCCCGACAACCGGTGCAGTGCCAGCAACAGCCGTTCCAGTCGGGCCCCGTACGCGTGTTCCAGTGCCAACGTGCCCGAAAGCCAGGCCAGTTCGGGGCGGATCTCCTCGGACCAGGCCGCATCCAGCAGGGGGCGGAAGGTGTGCAGGCTGCCGCTGATGCGGCGGGCCGAGCGGCGCAGGGCGCGGGTCGCGTCGACGGACCCCTCCGCGCCGTTCGACGAGCCGCCGGTCTCCCGGTGCAGCCGCAGCGCGCGGAGGAACTCCGTGGCCTGGGCCCGCAGGTAGGCCGCGAGGGCGTCCCCGGTGACAGCCCCGGCCGTGGGATCCGTCGGGTCAAGGTGTTGCTGTGCCACGCCGGCGCCTCCGGGCGTCTATGAGCATCTCCTGAACGTTGCGCAGGGGCTGTCCGTCCGCGTCGGTCGCGTGCCGGTTCCACTCGCCGTCCGGGCCCAGGTGCCAGGACGCGGTGCTGTCGGACATGCCGGTTTCGAGGAGCCGGTTGAGGGCGGCTCGGTGGGCCGGGTCGGTGACCCGGACCAGGGCCTCGATACGGCGGTCGAGGTTGCGGTGCATCATGTCGGCGCTGCCGAACCACACCTCGGGCTCGCCGCCGTTGCCGAAGGCGAACACGCGGGAGTGCTCGAGGAAGCGGCCGAGGATGGAGCGGACCCGGATGTTCTCCGACAGGCCCGTGACGCCGGGGCGCACCGCGCAGATGCCGCGCACCCAGATGTCGACCGGCACTCCCGCCTGGGACGCGCTGTACAGGGCGTCGATGGTCGCCTCGTCGACCATCGAGTTGACCTTGATGCGGATGAAGGCGGGACGCCCGGCGCGGTGGTGCTGGGCCTCCTTGTTGATCCGCGCGATCAGGCCGTCCCGGAGCGACTTGGGGGCGACCAGGAGCCGGCGGTAGGTCTCGCGGCGCGAGTAGCCGGACAGGCGGTTGAAGAGGTCCGAGAGGTCCGCGCCGACCTGCTGGTCCGCCGTGAGCAGGCCGAGGTCCTCGTAGAGGCGGGCCGTCTTCGGGTGGTAGTTGCCGGTGCCGACGTGGCTGTAGCGCTGGAGCGTGTCGCCCTCCTGCCGCACCACCAGCGACAGCTTGCAGTGGGTCTTCAGCCCGACCAGGCCGTATACGACGTGACAGCCGGCCTCCTCCAGTTTGCGCGCCCACTTGATGTTGGCGTGCTCGTCGAAGCGGGCCTTGATCTCGACCAGGACGAGGACCTGCTTGCCGGACTCGGCGGCCTCGATCAGCGCGTCGACTATGGGGGAGTCGCCGGAGGTCCGGTACAGCGTCTGCTTGATCGCGAGGACGTCCGGGTCGTTCGCCGCCTGCTCCAGGAAGGCCTGGACGGAGGTGGAGAAGGAGTCGTAGGGGTGGTGCAGCAGCACGTCCCGGCTGCGCAGGGCCGCGAAGATGTCGGGCGGGGACGCCGACTCGACCTCGGCGAGGTCGCGGTGGGTGCCCGCGATGAACTTCGGGTACTTCAGCTCGGGACGGTCGAGGCCGTGGATGCGGAAGAGGCCGGTGAGGTCCAGGGGCCCCGGCAGCGGGTACACCTCTGCCTCGCTGATCTTCAGCTCCCGCACCAGCAGGTCGAGCACCTCGCGGTCGATGGACTCCTCGACCTCCAGGCGCACCGGCGGCCCGAAGCGGCGCCGCATGAGCTCCTTCTCCAGGGCCTGGAGCAGGTTCTCGGCGTCGTCCTCCTCGACCTCCAGGTCCTCGTTGCGGGTGAGGCGGAAGGCGTGGTGCTCCAGGACCTCCATGCCCGGGAACAGCTCTTCCAGGTGCGCGGCGATGACGTCCTCGAGCGGCACGTACCGGCCGGGCGCGGCCTCCAGGAAGCGGGACAGCAGCGGCGGCACCTTGACGCGCGCGAAGTGCTTGTGGCCGCTGACCGGGTTGCGTACGACGACCGCGAGGTTCAGCGACAGACCCGAGATGTACGGGAAGGGGTGCGCGGGGTCGACGGCGAGCGGGGTGAGCACCGGGAAGATCTGGTGCCGGAACAGGGTGAACAGGCGGGCCTGCTCCTTCTCCGTCAGCTCGCTCCAGCGGACCAGGTGGATGCCCTCCTCCGCGAGGGCGGGGGCGACGTCCTCGTGGTAGCAGGCGGCGTGCCGGGCCATCAGCTCGCGGGAGCGGGCCCAGATCATCTCCAGTACTTCGCGCGGCTGCAGACCGGAGGCGGAGCGGGTCGCCACGCCGGTGGCGATACGGCGCTTCAGGCCGGCCACCCGGACCATGAAGAACTCGTCCAGGTTGCTGGCGAAGATCGCCAGGAAGTTCGCCCGTTCGAGGAGGGGCGTGTTCGGGTCCTCGGCCAGTTCGAGGACGCGCTCGTTGAACGCGAGCCAGCTGCGTTCCCGGTCGAGGAAACGGCCCTGGGGCAGCTGCAAGCCCTCGACGTGCGACTCCTCGTAGGCATCGAGGTCGGCGTCGATGTCGGGTTCCAGGTCGGAGACCACGGCCGCCGACACGGTGTGCGGACGGTGCGCGGCTATGGAGCCCACGGAGGGCTGGGGGTGCTGGACCGTTGCCTGGGCATCTGACTGGCTCATGGACCCATTCTTCCGCGCCGCGAGCATGATGGGCGCGTCGGAGAGTGCGGGCGGGAGCGCGGCGGCGTTCCCCACGGGGGGCGGCGAGGGCTCGGGCACGGCGGGGTTCATTGGCCGAGCGTCGCAAGCCCGTCTTAACCGGCGGTTACGGAGACATGGCGTGCGGGATAGCGGGGGGCGGCTCGCGGGGGTCTACGCGCGGGGCCGGTCCGTCGCTCTGCGCAGGCGGGAATACCGCCGTACGACTGTGACGGGACGGCACCACCGTACGACTCTGACAGTACGACCGTACGCCCCTCCCCTCGGTGGAGGGGCGTACGGGAGTGACGGGACCTCAGGCGGCGGTGCGGCGGCGCAGCAGCCGGAAGGCGAGGGCGACCGTCAGGGCGGCCACGGCCAGGACGATGCCGGTCTCCTCGAGGTGGAGGGGCCAGAAGTCGGACTGCGGCGGGTGGGTACGGGTCGCCGTCGGCCACTGGGCCTCGCGCCGGCGCTCCAGGAGGAAGTTGAGCGTCCACATCACGGCGAGGGAGACGCCCAGGGCGGGCAGGGCACGGCGCAGCACGAGCCCGGTGAGGGTGCCGACCGCGAGGGCGCACAGCGCGTACGCCACCGTCGCCGGGCCGCGCGCCACGAACACGTCGGGGAAGGTCCAGTCGTCGCCCATCAGGTCGCGGTGGGCGGCCCAGCCCCAGCGGAACGCCAGCACCAGGGCCGTGCCGCCGAGGGTGAGCGCCAGCGCGGGCAGGGCGAGCTTGGCGGCGAGCCAGCGGGTGGGGGTGACGGCCTGGGTCCAGGCGAGCTGTGCGGTGCCGAGCTCCAGCTCGCGGCCTATCAGGGCGGCGCCCGCCCAGGCGGCGACGGCGAGGAAGCTGTAGCAGATGAACGTGCTGATCCAGCTGGTCGGCCGGCTGTAGTCGAGGAAGGTGAACGGGTCGCAGGTCTCGACGGCACGGCATGCTGCCTGCGCCGCGTGGACGGAGACCGCGGTCACGTCGTTGAGCCACACCAGCCAGGCGACCATGCCGGCGACGAAGGCGCCCCAGACG includes these proteins:
- a CDS encoding CHAD domain-containing protein — encoded protein: MAQQHLDPTDPTAGAVTGDALAAYLRAQATEFLRALRLHRETGGSSNGAEGSVDATRALRRSARRISGSLHTFRPLLDAAWSEEIRPELAWLSGTLALEHAYGARLERLLLALHRLSGSVVLPAQGDVADVAVGSRAAGAAPVPPPAAPGTAGPPTHPPTTERGNLTVGAAKAGALLERQLTLARTRAHSTALTALGSSRFHAVADKVAVLASEVPLTPTALTTDLNPLAAAAEDRLTDAVTALPLVTAGHPYNAEALIHGLSPDPSPHPQDAPWHQVRLLLRLHRYTREVLYGGNTPADIRLLTAGQALNRHRDASEAAGAAAQAARTPRIAPATAYALGVLHADQRHEVEAARFAFQQCWQKQAVSTS
- a CDS encoding RNA degradosome polyphosphate kinase produces the protein MNPAVPEPSPPPVGNAAALPPALSDAPIMLAARKNGSMSQSDAQATVQHPQPSVGSIAAHRPHTVSAAVVSDLEPDIDADLDAYEESHVEGLQLPQGRFLDRERSWLAFNERVLELAEDPNTPLLERANFLAIFASNLDEFFMVRVAGLKRRIATGVATRSASGLQPREVLEMIWARSRELMARHAACYHEDVAPALAEEGIHLVRWSELTEKEQARLFTLFRHQIFPVLTPLAVDPAHPFPYISGLSLNLAVVVRNPVSGHKHFARVKVPPLLSRFLEAAPGRYVPLEDVIAAHLEELFPGMEVLEHHAFRLTRNEDLEVEEDDAENLLQALEKELMRRRFGPPVRLEVEESIDREVLDLLVRELKISEAEVYPLPGPLDLTGLFRIHGLDRPELKYPKFIAGTHRDLAEVESASPPDIFAALRSRDVLLHHPYDSFSTSVQAFLEQAANDPDVLAIKQTLYRTSGDSPIVDALIEAAESGKQVLVLVEIKARFDEHANIKWARKLEEAGCHVVYGLVGLKTHCKLSLVVRQEGDTLQRYSHVGTGNYHPKTARLYEDLGLLTADQQVGADLSDLFNRLSGYSRRETYRRLLVAPKSLRDGLIARINKEAQHHRAGRPAFIRIKVNSMVDEATIDALYSASQAGVPVDIWVRGICAVRPGVTGLSENIRVRSILGRFLEHSRVFAFGNGGEPEVWFGSADMMHRNLDRRIEALVRVTDPAHRAALNRLLETGMSDSTASWHLGPDGEWNRHATDADGQPLRNVQEMLIDARRRRRGTATP